The genomic window TCACATGGATTTTGTTggtttttgatatgattttatgTAATCAAATATCCTTTTTAGAGAAATTGTCTAATACAATACCAAGTTGATTATGTGGACTATTCTCTTGTTTGATAATTTTGAATTGTAATTTAAACCACGTGGCAATTGAGCAATTTTTAGGTCTACAAAATGACAACATTCTAATCACAGTTTGTTTCTCCGTACATCAGTGATCATGATAATTTGAAAGTAATGATTCTAGTGCAGTTGTTGGATTCAGATTACCACCTTCAACTAAAGATACAACACCTAACTATTTGTCACCAACTGTTATGTTTCAAAGTTAACAAATACATTAAATTGTGAAGGAGACTCCATAGGAAAATACAATTGTTATGGTCTACAAAATTCAAGGAACATATCTCTGTCATTGTCTATAAACAATCTTGTTTATTACCCATCTCCACAATCGAGTTAGCGGCTGAGAGCAAGTGCCGTGTGGATTAGGTTTGATGAAACTAGGGCAGGTGAAAATCACGTGCCCCTTGTTAAAAATTCAATTTTTGTGCAATTTATAAAATATGGAAATTACAGCTTGCATCCAGTTTTTGACAGGATGCTGGTGTGGAGTTAGTAATGCATTAATGGTGATTACCTTTGTGATGTGAAAAatccattctctctctctctctctctctctctcttttcatctATTGTTCAATGAATCTTGCATGCAGAATGGAACATGTGGGGTTAGTAATGCATTAATGGTGATTCCCTTTGTGATGTGAAAaatccactctctctctctctctctccccatcTATTGTTCAATGAATCTTGCATGCAGAATGGAACAATATAAATTCAGATCTTTTGTTTCCATCTGTTTGGGTTTTTCTTGATCTTGTTGTCATTTTGCTGACATTATCTATGTCTCGCAGTTTGGGGCTGTGATAGATCATGGCGAGTACGAAAGGGGTTGCGAACTTTAGGAACTCGACATCTAGTGGAAAACAGTCTTTCCTTCCCCAAAAAGCCCCTTTCCGACCATGCCTGTGCCTTATGCTGACTATGGGACCATAGGAACAAAGGGCATCCCGAAACTGAGAGAAGGGAACAGACACCACCAGCGCACTTCGTCTGAGAGCTTTCTCATTGAGGAGCAGCCATCCTGGCTCGATGATCTGCTTAATGAGCCAGAGATGCCTGTGAAGAGGGGAGCTCATCGCCGCTCGACAAGTGACTCTTTTGCATACTTGGATGGAGCTAATATTTATGCTAACATGGAAACCTTGGTTCAGGAGGAGGGCAGGCAGCGGGGCATCTCCTCACAACCTTCATGGGGAGTTCAGGACTTTGATCGCCTTAAAGATGTGCAGCATTCTCCTTATTATACTGAGTCGAATTCATTTGGGAAACCTCAGAATAGAGGATGGGAGGCCTTGAACATGGTTAACTGCACCAGTGGTGGTCCATTGGCAAAGGACAAGATGGTGCATCCAGGATCAACATGTGTTCCGAGGGAAGCTGATGCAGCAACATCTTATGTTACTGAGAAGGAGCAAGAGCGATCTCCCCAAGATTCAAAAGGTACATCTGAAAGAAAAGAAGGCTCTCATGTTAAGCAGTCTGATGCGGACCCAAAACGAGTTAAACAGTAAGTTGCAtgctatttttttataatatgaatGGTATTTTATAACTTAGTGATTTCTCAGTAATGCTGTGctagtattattttttttaaaaaaaaaaatcagagtacCTTATATGTATCACCAAAATTTTATTGACCTTGCCACTATATAATTAAATCAGTCATCCTGGTTAAATGGAAATTTGCAGCCAATAGTTTTTTAATCAGCTTTTTATTACCATTAATGAGATGAATCTCTTTAGAGATCCACATTTAGCTCCGCCCACCACACCCCACCCCCCCCTGCCCCCCCGCGCTTCAAGTCTATGTCATGGAATTATAAACCATCTTTCTATATTATTGATTCAAGACTAATAtagcatatttaaatttgatgCAACAATTCTATTTAGTAGTTGATGAGTGTGCTGCATCAAAATTTATATCTATGTACTTGGTGAAGCATATTCCTGGTTGTAATATATGTCCCAACTAACCTGTTTGTTTTGCATTGACTGGTGCCAATGTCGCAAACTTTCCTACAACTCTTCTTAATTCTGCTTGGATGCATAGCACCAAGGTTTTCACTGAAATAAACTGGCTTTGGAAGTCAAAGCCCAGATTTCATTTTGGAAGCATACCTCATGGAAAATACATTTAACATTGATATGAAGTTGGCTTCGTGAACATAACTTTTGCCAATTTGTTTAATCTATGATCAAAACTTATAAATAAAAGATTAGTATCCCCTGAGTTTCCATGATCTATCTGGTACCTAATACCTTTTTCTTCCTATAGTTTTTCTGAGCCGTATGTGACTTGATTATtttagaaaattctctctttcttcgtGACCCCATCTAGTTGTCCTTCCCTTATTTCTTTTGAAATTACTTATCATAGCCAAATTTCCTTTCAGGTTGAGCACACATTCACAATTCATTGCATGTCATTGTCGCTTCCTTGGTCACCTTGTGCTCATAGTCACAATATTTGCTGCATTTTTGAAAAAAGTTGCGAACTATTTGCAATATGAAAACTAAACTAATCATTTGATGTTTAGGTTATCAGGCCTAGGTTGACCATCTACCAATGATCAAAACAAGTCTGATACTTTGACTCAAATGAAACATGCTTAAGATTCAAATCAGGAGCATGATCAGAACTGGAATCTGGAGGACAAGACCCTATCTTAAATTGGGTTCAGTTTGACCATAATAAATGAGCAAAGGGCACTTTTAGTCCTTTAGATGAACAAACAAAGATATGTTTTATTAATTAAGCATGAAATAGGACAC from Elaeis guineensis isolate ETL-2024a chromosome 9, EG11, whole genome shotgun sequence includes these protein-coding regions:
- the LOC105051722 gene encoding LOW QUALITY PROTEIN: uncharacterized protein At4g06598 (The sequence of the model RefSeq protein was modified relative to this genomic sequence to represent the inferred CDS: inserted 1 base in 1 codon) is translated as MASTKGVANFRNSTSSGKQSFLXPKSPFPTMPVPYADYGTIGTKGIPKLREGNRHHQRTSSESFLIEEQPSWLDDLLNEPEMPVKRGAHRRSTSDSFAYLDGANIYANMETLVQEEGRQRGISSQPSWGVQDFDRLKDVQHSPYYTESNSFGKPQNRGWEALNMVNCTSGGPLAKDKMVHPGSTCVPREADAATSYVTEKEQERSPQDSKGTSERKEGSHVKQSDADPKRVKQQFAQRSRVRKLQYIAELERNVQALQAEGMEVSAELEFLDKQNLILNLENKTLKQRLDSLAQEHLIKCLQQEMLEREIARLRSSYQQQQQQLQQPPAPAHSRSSSRDLESQLANLSLKHKEPNSGRDPVTGPLHI